One Ahaetulla prasina isolate Xishuangbanna chromosome 1, ASM2864084v1, whole genome shotgun sequence DNA window includes the following coding sequences:
- the METTL21A gene encoding protein N-lysine methyltransferase METTL21A isoform X1 encodes MALVPYDSTALWGMQKLHKSSSTFCFANHTIHIKQNWTQLGVAAVVWDAAVVLCTFLETGGIDLQGRTVIELGAGTGLLGIVAVLLGAQVTITDRKPTLPLLESNVQTNLPVNLQSRTAIKELTWGQDLADFSPGEYDIILGADIVYLEETFADLLQTLDYLCSDETVILLSCRLRYERDQNFLKMLREHFTVNEVLYDPGSDVHIFRAQRHVLKGDL; translated from the exons ATGGCTTTGGTTCCTTATGACAGCACAGCTCTTTGGGGAATGCAGAAATTACATAAATCTTCCTCTACATTCTGTTTTGCCAACCATACAATTCACATTAAGCAGAATTGGACGCAGTTGGGTGTAGCTGCTGTGGTTTGGGATGCG GCAGTGGTCTTGTGCACTTTCCTGGAGACAGGAGGCATTGATCTGCAGGGACGCACGGTGATTGAGTTAGGAGCTGGGACAGGCCTTCTTGGAATTGTAGCTGTGTTACTTG GTGCTCAAGTTACAATCACAGACCGAAAGCCGACATTGCCCTTACTTGAGTCAAATGTGCAAACTAATTTACCAGTCAACCTTCAGTCAAGAACAGCAATAAAAGAACTTACCTGGGGACAAGATTTGGCAGACTTTTCTCCAGGAGAATATGATATTATCTTGGGTGCAGACATAGTTTACCTGGAAGAAACATTTGCAGATCTTCTTCAGACACTGGATTATCTCTGCTCTGATGAAACTGTAATCCTGTTATCCTGCCGTCTCCGCTATGAGCGGGACCAGAATTTCCTGAAGATGCTTAGAGAACATTTTACAGTGAATGAAGTGCTCTACGACCCTGGTAGTGATGTGCATATATTTAGAGCACAGAGACATGTCCTGAAGGGGGATTTGTGA
- the METTL21A gene encoding protein N-lysine methyltransferase METTL21A isoform X2, translating into MPGICTTKVSEKIQAVVLCTFLETGGIDLQGRTVIELGAGTGLLGIVAVLLGAQVTITDRKPTLPLLESNVQTNLPVNLQSRTAIKELTWGQDLADFSPGEYDIILGADIVYLEETFADLLQTLDYLCSDETVILLSCRLRYERDQNFLKMLREHFTVNEVLYDPGSDVHIFRAQRHVLKGDL; encoded by the exons ATGCCTGGAATCTGCACAACAAAAGTTTCTGAAAAAATACAA GCAGTGGTCTTGTGCACTTTCCTGGAGACAGGAGGCATTGATCTGCAGGGACGCACGGTGATTGAGTTAGGAGCTGGGACAGGCCTTCTTGGAATTGTAGCTGTGTTACTTG GTGCTCAAGTTACAATCACAGACCGAAAGCCGACATTGCCCTTACTTGAGTCAAATGTGCAAACTAATTTACCAGTCAACCTTCAGTCAAGAACAGCAATAAAAGAACTTACCTGGGGACAAGATTTGGCAGACTTTTCTCCAGGAGAATATGATATTATCTTGGGTGCAGACATAGTTTACCTGGAAGAAACATTTGCAGATCTTCTTCAGACACTGGATTATCTCTGCTCTGATGAAACTGTAATCCTGTTATCCTGCCGTCTCCGCTATGAGCGGGACCAGAATTTCCTGAAGATGCTTAGAGAACATTTTACAGTGAATGAAGTGCTCTACGACCCTGGTAGTGATGTGCATATATTTAGAGCACAGAGACATGTCCTGAAGGGGGATTTGTGA